One Agrococcus jenensis genomic region harbors:
- a CDS encoding DM13 domain-containing protein: MERTRSRRIWWLGAAIAVLLVGAVAGAVFQPWRLLYDETVIEAVPTAGPVAESAPAAPSASPTLAAPTGPVELAAGALVSHEHPTTGTARVLQLEDGARVLVLDGLDTVNGPDLHVWLTDQPVIEGTDGWFVFDDGAWTSLGPLRGNVGTQQYAIPDGVDLAQVTSVSIWCERFAVSFGAAPLDLA; this comes from the coding sequence ATGGAGCGCACGCGCAGCCGACGGATCTGGTGGCTCGGCGCCGCGATCGCGGTCCTGCTCGTCGGGGCTGTCGCGGGAGCCGTCTTCCAGCCCTGGCGGCTGCTGTACGACGAGACGGTCATCGAGGCGGTGCCGACCGCGGGACCGGTGGCGGAGTCCGCTCCGGCAGCGCCCTCGGCGTCGCCGACGCTCGCGGCACCGACGGGGCCGGTGGAGCTCGCGGCGGGCGCCCTGGTCTCGCACGAGCACCCGACCACGGGCACGGCTCGCGTGCTGCAGCTCGAGGACGGCGCACGGGTGCTCGTCCTCGACGGCCTCGACACCGTGAACGGGCCCGACCTGCACGTGTGGCTCACCGACCAGCCCGTCATCGAGGGCACGGACGGGTGGTTCGTCTTCGACGACGGGGCATGGACCTCGCTCGGACCGCTGCGCGGCAACGTGGGCACCCAGCAGTACGCGATCCCCGATGGGGTCGACCTCGCGCAGGTGACGAGCGTCTCGATCTGGTGCGAGCGCTTCGCCGTCTCGTTCGGCGCGGCACCGCTCGACCTCGCGTGA
- a CDS encoding ATP-binding protein — protein sequence MRRAMRLRTQLVLLQSAIMLVVILGSGIAAAWLQERSLRDAYLDRMIAVAESTAGLPTVVDAFDEPDPSAIIQPIAETIREASDVTYVVVTDADGIRFSHPNPDLIGERVSTDPTAAESGEVYVGTQTGTLGTSWRAKVPVFDESGAVVGQVSVGILEAELQRDWLSTVWILALCLGIAAIVGVVLASWAASLVRRRIYGVEPDEIKSMLETRNATLHGIGDGLVVLDERGGIVLCNDAALRLLGREGADLAGTPIAEVLDAPIDPLLADAGEQQLVLAGERMLVARVDRVVVDDRAVGTVLILRDRTELDAALRDLAGAQGMTETLRAQQHEFANTLHTLGGLLELGEAEAAMGVIERAGAGGALASLEPSSGILELEVAALLLAKRAQAKERGVELAVLPGSTLRPADSVGVAGDWVTVLGNLVDNAMDASDGGRIEVAIDDEGDGGARVVTITVDDDGPGVPEAQRDAIFDIEVSTKSHVAGLARGYGLTLVRRVAERLGGSAHVEPSPLGGARFVARLPVVPSGVRA from the coding sequence GTGAGACGGGCGATGAGGCTGCGCACCCAGCTGGTGCTGCTGCAGAGCGCCATCATGCTCGTCGTCATCCTCGGGTCCGGGATCGCGGCGGCCTGGCTGCAGGAGCGCTCGCTCCGGGACGCCTACCTCGACCGCATGATCGCGGTGGCCGAGTCGACCGCCGGGCTGCCGACGGTGGTCGACGCCTTCGACGAGCCCGACCCGTCGGCCATCATCCAGCCGATCGCCGAGACGATCCGCGAGGCCTCCGACGTCACCTACGTCGTCGTCACCGATGCCGACGGCATCCGCTTCTCGCACCCCAACCCTGACCTGATCGGCGAGCGCGTCTCGACCGACCCGACGGCGGCCGAGTCGGGCGAGGTCTACGTCGGCACGCAGACCGGCACGCTCGGCACGTCGTGGCGCGCGAAGGTGCCGGTGTTCGACGAGTCGGGTGCCGTGGTGGGCCAGGTGTCGGTGGGCATCCTCGAGGCGGAGCTGCAGCGGGACTGGCTCAGCACCGTCTGGATCCTCGCCCTCTGCCTGGGCATCGCCGCGATCGTCGGCGTCGTGCTCGCCTCCTGGGCGGCGTCGCTCGTGCGCCGACGCATCTACGGCGTCGAGCCCGACGAGATCAAGTCGATGCTCGAGACCCGCAACGCGACGCTGCACGGCATCGGCGACGGCCTCGTGGTGCTCGACGAGCGCGGCGGCATCGTGCTGTGCAACGACGCGGCGCTGCGGCTGCTGGGACGCGAGGGGGCCGACCTCGCGGGCACGCCCATCGCCGAGGTGCTCGACGCGCCGATCGATCCGCTGCTCGCCGACGCCGGCGAGCAGCAGCTCGTGCTCGCAGGGGAGCGGATGCTGGTCGCCCGCGTCGACCGCGTGGTGGTCGACGACCGCGCCGTCGGCACCGTGCTGATCCTCCGCGACCGCACCGAGCTCGACGCGGCGCTGCGCGACCTCGCCGGCGCGCAGGGGATGACCGAGACGCTGCGCGCGCAGCAGCACGAGTTCGCCAACACCCTGCACACGCTCGGCGGCCTGCTCGAGCTCGGCGAGGCGGAGGCGGCGATGGGCGTCATCGAGCGGGCGGGCGCGGGCGGCGCGCTCGCATCGCTCGAGCCCTCCTCCGGCATCCTCGAGCTCGAGGTGGCGGCGCTGCTGCTCGCGAAGCGGGCGCAGGCCAAGGAGCGCGGCGTCGAGCTGGCCGTGCTGCCCGGATCGACGCTCCGCCCCGCCGACTCCGTCGGCGTGGCGGGCGACTGGGTGACCGTGCTCGGCAACCTCGTCGACAACGCCATGGACGCGTCGGACGGGGGCCGCATCGAGGTCGCGATCGACGACGAGGGCGACGGCGGCGCCCGCGTCGTCACCATCACGGTCGACGACGACGGTCCGGGCGTGCCCGAGGCGCAGCGCGACGCGATCTTCGACATCGAGGTGTCGACGAAGTCGCACGTCGCGGGTCTCGCGCGCGGCTACGGACTGACGCTCGTGCGACGGGTCGCCGAGCGGCTCGGCGGCAGCGCGCACGTGGAGCCCTCGCCGCTCGGCGGTGCCCGCTTCGTCGCGCGCCTGCCGGTCGTGCCGAGCGGCGTGCGCGCATGA
- a CDS encoding tripartite tricarboxylate transporter permease: MDTWTLLLEGFATALQPIYLLYALLGVLLGTAVGVLPGIGPAMTVALLLPITYSLEPTAAFIVFAGIYYGGMYGGSTTSILLNTPGESASIVTALEGNKMARAGRGAAALATAAIGSFVAGTIATVLLTLLAPTVARFAVSLGPADYFALMVIAFLTVGALLGDSAWRGMVSLAVGLFIGLIGVDTLTGQSRFTFGVPQLGDGIDVVLVAVGLFALGEALYVGSRLRHGTIPIIPITRGWRTWMRRSDWARSWKSWLRGAAIGFPIGSIPAGGADVATFLSYATERSVAKPEYRKQFGKGAIEGVAGPEAANNAAAAGVLVPLLTLGIPTTATAAIMLSAFQTYGIQPGPRLFETQSALVWALIASLFIGNTLLLVLNLPLVGMWVKLLQIPRPYLYAGILVFAGLGAYAANFTVFDIGVLLVLGVLGFFMRRLGFPIAPLVVGAILGPMAEEQLRKAMQIGQGDPSYLVQSPFAIVAYVAMALIIALALWLKRRRARFEASLPPADTVAIATLDEEIESQQPHPELDRGRLSTQALPRQRSTSNHPEGPDVGGD; this comes from the coding sequence ATGGACACCTGGACCCTGCTGCTGGAGGGATTCGCCACCGCGCTGCAGCCGATCTACCTGCTGTACGCGCTGCTCGGCGTGCTGCTCGGCACCGCCGTGGGCGTGCTGCCGGGCATCGGCCCGGCCATGACGGTCGCGCTGCTGCTGCCGATCACGTACTCGCTCGAGCCCACCGCGGCCTTCATCGTGTTCGCCGGCATCTACTACGGCGGCATGTACGGCGGGTCGACGACGTCGATCCTGCTGAACACCCCTGGCGAGTCGGCGTCGATCGTCACCGCCCTCGAGGGCAACAAGATGGCGCGGGCGGGACGCGGCGCTGCGGCGCTCGCGACCGCGGCGATCGGCTCGTTCGTGGCCGGCACCATCGCGACCGTGCTGCTGACGCTCCTCGCGCCCACCGTCGCGCGCTTCGCCGTGAGCCTCGGCCCGGCCGACTACTTCGCGCTCATGGTGATCGCGTTCCTCACGGTCGGCGCGCTGCTGGGCGACAGCGCCTGGCGCGGCATGGTGTCGCTCGCCGTGGGACTCTTCATCGGGCTCATCGGCGTCGACACGCTCACGGGGCAGTCCCGCTTCACGTTCGGCGTCCCGCAGCTCGGCGACGGCATCGACGTCGTGCTCGTGGCCGTCGGCCTCTTCGCGCTCGGCGAGGCCCTGTACGTCGGCTCGCGGCTGCGGCACGGCACCATCCCGATCATCCCGATCACCCGAGGCTGGCGCACCTGGATGCGTCGCTCCGACTGGGCGCGCTCGTGGAAGTCGTGGCTGCGCGGCGCCGCGATCGGCTTCCCGATCGGCTCGATCCCCGCCGGCGGCGCCGACGTCGCGACCTTCCTGTCGTACGCGACGGAGCGCAGCGTCGCGAAGCCGGAGTACCGCAAGCAGTTCGGCAAGGGTGCGATCGAGGGCGTCGCAGGTCCGGAGGCGGCGAACAACGCGGCCGCCGCCGGCGTGCTCGTGCCGCTGCTGACGCTCGGCATCCCGACGACCGCCACCGCGGCGATCATGCTGAGCGCCTTCCAGACCTACGGCATCCAGCCCGGTCCGCGGCTGTTCGAGACGCAGTCGGCGCTCGTGTGGGCGCTCATCGCGAGCCTCTTCATCGGCAACACGCTGCTGCTCGTGCTGAACCTGCCGCTCGTGGGCATGTGGGTGAAGCTGCTGCAGATCCCGCGGCCGTACCTCTACGCGGGCATCCTCGTGTTCGCGGGCCTCGGCGCGTACGCGGCGAACTTCACCGTCTTCGACATCGGCGTGCTGCTCGTGCTGGGCGTGCTCGGCTTCTTCATGCGCCGGCTCGGCTTCCCGATCGCACCGCTCGTCGTCGGGGCGATCCTCGGCCCGATGGCGGAGGAGCAGCTGCGCAAGGCGATGCAGATCGGCCAGGGCGACCCGTCCTACCTGGTGCAGAGCCCCTTCGCGATCGTCGCGTACGTCGCGATGGCGCTCATCATCGCCCTCGCGCTGTGGCTCAAGCGCCGCCGCGCGCGCTTCGAGGCATCGCTGCCGCCCGCCGACACGGTCGCGATCGCGACCCTCGACGAGGAGATCGAGTCGCAGCAGCCGCACCCCGAGCTCGACCGCGGACGGCTCTCGACGCAAGCGCTGCCGCGGCAGCGCTCGACGTCGAACCACCCGGAGGGCCCGGACGTCGGCGGCGACTAG
- a CDS encoding ATP-dependent helicase: MSDLWGLNDEGFGDVQRPSPIGPRGDTIPEELLEGLNPPQREAVVHRGPALLIVAGAGSGKTRVLTHRIAGLLATREAWPSQILAITFTNKAAAEMRERVDRLVGEESRGMWIRTFHSACVRILRREAEEFGFKQSFTIYDSGDVRALIKRLIKERGADIQGLTPGGVSSRISMAKNELHDVDSWARTANLDNPLDAAFLELWRDYDRELRRANAFDFDDLISQTVFLFRAFPHVAAQYRKRFRHILVDEYQDTNAAQYALIRELTQPVSRTDLPDLRADLPGASLTVVGDSDQSIYAFRGADIRNITDFERDFAGARTILLEQNYRSTQNILSAANAVIGNNFDRRAKRLWTDSGDGEKIVGYTGYSGYDEAQFVADEIVELTSGGMSYSDIAVFYRTNAQTRALEEVLIRTAIPYKVIGGTKFYDRAEIKDAMAYLITVANPADPLSLRRIMNVPKRGIGPATEAALQAFADEHEITLRDAMRRVDEIALGPKVAAAIKDLAALLDHWSSQPEADPGELLRDLLSRSGYTDQLRRSLDPQDAARLENVEELVAVTREFRRQNPGGTLIDFLTETALVAAADELDDSGGQVSLMTLHTAKGLEFEAVFITGVEEDLLPHRISAQEPGGPAEERRLFYVGITRARQRLHISLAMTRAQFGEVSPAVPSRFLEEIPAELVDWRTPPSTVRPSPQRALAGRWRDEPRESFVTGFREPKALPKAPPKQFANTITEVRDNSGLELAPGDRIRHKDFGEGRVQAVTGAGAKRIAEVLFGSAGRKRLLIKIAPIEKLG, translated from the coding sequence ATGAGCGACTTGTGGGGGCTGAACGACGAGGGCTTCGGAGATGTGCAGCGGCCGTCGCCGATCGGACCGCGCGGCGACACCATCCCGGAGGAGCTGCTCGAGGGGCTGAACCCGCCGCAGCGCGAGGCGGTCGTGCACCGCGGACCGGCGCTGCTCATCGTGGCCGGTGCCGGCTCGGGCAAGACGCGCGTGCTCACGCACCGCATCGCCGGCCTGCTCGCGACGCGCGAGGCGTGGCCGAGCCAGATCCTCGCGATCACCTTCACGAACAAGGCCGCCGCCGAGATGCGCGAGCGCGTCGACCGCCTCGTCGGCGAGGAGTCGCGGGGCATGTGGATCCGCACGTTCCACTCCGCGTGCGTGCGCATCCTGCGCCGCGAGGCCGAGGAGTTTGGCTTCAAGCAGTCGTTCACGATCTACGACTCGGGCGACGTGCGCGCGCTCATCAAGCGCCTCATCAAGGAGCGCGGCGCCGACATCCAGGGCCTCACGCCCGGCGGCGTCTCCTCGCGGATCTCGATGGCGAAGAACGAGCTGCACGACGTCGACTCGTGGGCGCGGACCGCCAACCTCGACAACCCGCTCGACGCCGCGTTCCTCGAGCTGTGGCGCGACTACGACCGCGAGCTGCGGCGGGCGAACGCGTTCGACTTCGACGACCTCATCTCGCAGACCGTGTTCCTGTTCCGCGCCTTCCCGCACGTGGCGGCGCAGTACCGCAAGCGCTTCCGGCACATCCTCGTCGACGAGTACCAGGACACGAACGCAGCGCAGTACGCGCTCATCCGCGAGCTCACCCAGCCCGTGTCCCGCACCGATCTGCCCGACCTGCGCGCCGACCTGCCGGGCGCCTCGCTCACCGTCGTCGGAGACTCCGACCAGTCGATCTACGCCTTCCGGGGCGCCGACATCCGCAACATCACCGACTTCGAGCGCGACTTCGCCGGCGCGCGCACGATCCTGCTCGAGCAGAACTACCGCTCGACGCAGAACATCCTCTCGGCCGCGAACGCCGTGATCGGCAACAACTTCGACCGCCGCGCCAAGCGGCTCTGGACCGACTCCGGCGACGGCGAGAAGATCGTCGGCTACACGGGCTACTCGGGCTACGACGAGGCGCAGTTCGTCGCCGACGAGATCGTCGAGCTCACCTCCGGCGGCATGTCGTACAGCGACATCGCCGTGTTCTACCGCACGAACGCGCAGACGCGAGCGCTCGAGGAGGTGCTGATTCGCACCGCGATCCCCTACAAGGTGATCGGCGGCACGAAGTTCTACGACCGCGCCGAGATCAAGGACGCGATGGCGTACCTCATCACGGTGGCGAACCCGGCCGATCCGCTCAGCCTGCGCCGCATCATGAACGTGCCGAAGCGCGGCATCGGGCCCGCGACCGAGGCTGCCCTGCAGGCGTTCGCCGACGAGCACGAGATCACGCTGCGGGATGCGATGCGGCGCGTCGACGAGATCGCGCTCGGCCCGAAGGTCGCCGCAGCCATCAAGGACCTCGCCGCGCTGCTCGACCACTGGTCGTCGCAGCCCGAGGCGGACCCCGGGGAGCTGCTGCGCGACCTGCTGAGCCGGTCGGGCTACACCGACCAGCTGCGGCGGTCGCTCGACCCGCAGGACGCGGCGCGGCTCGAGAACGTCGAGGAGCTCGTCGCGGTGACGCGGGAGTTCCGGCGCCAGAACCCGGGCGGCACCCTCATCGACTTCCTCACCGAGACGGCGCTCGTCGCCGCGGCCGACGAGCTCGACGACTCGGGCGGCCAGGTGTCGCTCATGACGCTGCACACCGCGAAGGGCCTCGAGTTCGAGGCGGTCTTCATCACCGGCGTCGAGGAGGACCTGCTGCCGCACCGCATCTCGGCGCAGGAGCCCGGCGGTCCGGCCGAGGAGCGGCGGCTCTTCTACGTCGGCATCACGCGGGCCCGGCAGCGGCTGCACATCTCGCTCGCGATGACGCGCGCGCAGTTCGGCGAGGTGTCGCCGGCGGTGCCGAGCCGGTTCCTCGAGGAGATCCCCGCGGAGCTCGTCGACTGGCGCACGCCGCCGTCGACCGTGCGGCCGTCGCCGCAGCGCGCCCTCGCCGGTCGCTGGCGGGACGAGCCGCGCGAGTCGTTCGTGACCGGCTTCCGCGAGCCCAAGGCGCTGCCCAAGGCCCCGCCCAAGCAGTTCGCGAACACCATCACCGAGGTGCGCGACAACTCGGGGCTCGAGCTCGCGCCGGGGGATCGGATCCGCCACAAGGACTTCGGCGAAGGCCGCGTGCAGGCCGTCACCGGCGCCGGCGCGAAGCGGATCGCGGAGGTGCTCTTCGGCTCGGCGGGCCGCAAGCGGCTGCTCATCAAGATCGCGCCGATCGAGAAGCTGGGCTGA
- a CDS encoding VOC family protein, with protein sequence MEYRIELIFVPVRDTDRAKAFYTEQLGWHADFDQVVRPGLRFVQITPPGSACSIAFGEGIAEDEPGTMRNVQVVIDDADATRAALLEAGVDASEVDEQDWGRFVTFADPDGNRWTLQQLPARE encoded by the coding sequence ATGGAGTACCGCATCGAGCTGATCTTCGTGCCGGTGCGCGACACCGACCGCGCGAAGGCCTTCTACACCGAGCAGCTGGGCTGGCACGCCGACTTCGACCAGGTGGTGCGGCCAGGCCTGCGCTTCGTGCAGATCACGCCCCCGGGGTCGGCGTGCTCGATCGCCTTCGGCGAGGGCATCGCCGAGGACGAGCCGGGCACGATGCGCAACGTGCAGGTGGTCATCGACGACGCGGATGCGACGCGCGCGGCGCTCCTCGAGGCCGGCGTCGACGCGAGCGAGGTCGACGAGCAGGACTGGGGCCGCTTCGTCACCTTCGCCGACCCCGACGGCAACCGCTGGACGCTGCAGCAGCTGCCCGCGCGCGAGTGA
- a CDS encoding FAD/NAD(P)-binding protein has translation MRPHRWDAVVVGGGPRAVALVERVTAHRRRSGGRAVSIVIVDRVEVGAGATWRTDQTEHFLNNTTSSQTTIHPDASTGLEEVPEDGETLVGWARRVAAEGERTGRPAWVVREARRTDPGSFPSRRLQGAYYGEQLDRIEARGGVLLGRVVGTVVDVVESRDSATVVLADGARLVTGSVVLAQGMVQSRPDAEVRALAADAERLGLVYVAPGMPSERDWSALPAGEDVIVRGLGANFFDVVAELTAGRGGRFAPVPGDPHGRLRYLPSGLEPRLHAGSHRGIPYRSKGDLSAPQLPVQPRFATPAWFAEVGARPAGSVDFAAEVWPVLARDLALAGAAAAEARHPGAVHGGIAALEAELGALPLPARGAGAARAATRAVDALLAARLAPEHLLQLEHLRRPTLGEPVDAQAWSSMVARLVEDELDSIANPGTSPRQAVNRAMAVLRGPAAGLAAAGVVEWGSRVRDVHGWFDADGLFLASGPPAGRTRQVLALIEAGIVRLIGPETTVAVEDGAFVARSPITGAVVRARALAETRMSKGAVPETDDPLLRALLDSGRARVHELEARDGTRVPSASLDAVPPSAGMHLGLALVDGAGEPSARVLVLGIPALSTQPGSAIGASPGVPSPLLRGADLAARRVLALASVHEPALHG, from the coding sequence ATGCGGCCGCATCGCTGGGACGCGGTCGTCGTCGGCGGCGGGCCCCGCGCGGTCGCGCTCGTCGAGCGCGTCACCGCCCACCGCCGCCGCTCGGGCGGTCGCGCTGTCTCGATCGTCATCGTCGACCGGGTCGAGGTCGGCGCGGGCGCGACCTGGCGCACCGACCAGACCGAGCACTTCCTCAACAACACGACGTCGTCGCAGACGACCATCCATCCCGACGCGTCGACCGGCCTCGAGGAGGTGCCGGAGGACGGCGAGACGCTCGTCGGGTGGGCGCGGCGCGTCGCGGCGGAGGGCGAGCGCACGGGCCGCCCGGCGTGGGTGGTGCGGGAGGCGCGACGCACCGACCCCGGCTCCTTCCCCTCCCGTCGACTGCAGGGCGCGTACTACGGCGAGCAGCTCGACCGCATCGAGGCGCGGGGCGGCGTCCTGCTCGGGCGCGTCGTCGGCACGGTCGTCGACGTGGTCGAGTCCCGGGACTCGGCCACCGTCGTGCTCGCCGACGGCGCGCGGCTCGTCACCGGCTCCGTGGTGCTCGCGCAGGGGATGGTGCAGTCACGGCCCGACGCCGAGGTGCGCGCGCTCGCGGCCGACGCCGAGCGGCTGGGGCTCGTCTACGTCGCACCGGGGATGCCCTCGGAGCGCGACTGGTCGGCGCTGCCGGCGGGGGAGGACGTCATCGTCCGCGGCCTCGGCGCGAACTTCTTCGACGTGGTCGCCGAGCTCACCGCGGGCCGTGGCGGCCGCTTCGCGCCGGTCCCCGGCGACCCGCACGGGCGGCTGCGCTACCTGCCGAGCGGCCTCGAGCCCCGGCTCCACGCCGGGTCGCATCGCGGGATCCCGTACCGCAGCAAGGGCGACCTGAGCGCGCCGCAGCTGCCGGTGCAGCCGCGCTTCGCGACGCCCGCGTGGTTCGCCGAGGTCGGCGCGCGGCCGGCCGGGTCGGTGGACTTCGCCGCGGAGGTCTGGCCGGTGCTCGCCCGCGATCTGGCGCTCGCGGGCGCCGCCGCGGCCGAGGCCCGCCACCCCGGCGCCGTCCACGGCGGCATCGCCGCGCTCGAGGCCGAGCTCGGGGCGCTCCCGCTGCCGGCGCGGGGTGCCGGCGCCGCGCGCGCCGCGACGCGCGCGGTCGACGCCCTGCTGGCCGCCCGCTTGGCGCCCGAGCACCTGCTGCAGCTCGAGCACCTGCGCCGGCCCACGCTCGGCGAGCCGGTCGACGCGCAGGCGTGGTCGAGCATGGTCGCCCGCCTCGTCGAGGACGAGCTCGACAGCATCGCGAACCCGGGGACGAGCCCTCGGCAGGCCGTCAACCGCGCGATGGCGGTGCTGCGCGGACCGGCGGCGGGGCTCGCGGCCGCCGGGGTCGTCGAGTGGGGCTCGCGCGTGCGCGACGTGCACGGCTGGTTCGACGCCGACGGGCTGTTCCTGGCGAGCGGTCCGCCGGCGGGGCGCACCCGGCAGGTGCTCGCGCTCATCGAGGCCGGGATCGTGCGGCTCATCGGGCCCGAGACCACCGTCGCGGTGGAGGACGGCGCGTTCGTCGCGCGCTCGCCGATCACCGGCGCGGTCGTCCGCGCCCGCGCGCTCGCCGAGACGCGGATGTCGAAGGGCGCGGTGCCTGAGACCGACGACCCGCTGCTCCGGGCGCTGCTCGACTCCGGTCGGGCGCGCGTGCACGAGCTCGAGGCGCGCGACGGCACGCGCGTGCCGAGCGCGAGCCTCGACGCCGTGCCGCCGTCGGCCGGGATGCACCTCGGCCTCGCGCTCGTCGACGGCGCGGGGGAGCCGTCGGCGCGCGTGCTCGTGCTCGGCATCCCGGCGCTCAGCACGCAGCCCGGCAGCGCGATCGGTGCGTCGCCGGGGGTGCCCTCGCCGCTGCTGCGCGGCGCGGACCTCGCGGCGCGGCGGGTGCTCGCGCTCGCCTCGGTGCACGAGCCGGCGCTGCACGGCTGA
- a CDS encoding tripartite tricarboxylate transporter TctB family protein, which yields MSTASAGAPEQGASAAARAERSSRIEAMIFVGLLVLLAVGVLISTTTIREPPGSTNTLGARVVPYGVGALLLVSSLAVLVGQLRGRFGHPEAGEDIDLEHGTAWIPTGILALSFLSLMLTIPFLGWPLGVTVLFAGASLALGAKRWWVAVLIGLAMGVVTQLVFGTLLGLSLPPTGTLTSWIGI from the coding sequence ATGAGCACCGCCTCGGCCGGCGCGCCCGAGCAGGGCGCGTCGGCCGCGGCGCGCGCGGAGCGGTCGTCCCGCATCGAGGCGATGATCTTCGTCGGGCTGCTCGTGCTGCTCGCCGTGGGCGTGCTCATCTCGACCACGACCATCCGCGAGCCCCCGGGCTCCACGAACACGCTCGGCGCCCGCGTCGTGCCCTACGGGGTCGGCGCCCTGCTGCTCGTCTCGTCGCTCGCCGTCCTCGTTGGCCAGCTCCGCGGTCGCTTCGGCCACCCCGAGGCGGGCGAGGACATCGACCTCGAGCACGGCACCGCCTGGATCCCGACCGGCATCCTGGCGCTCAGCTTCCTCTCCCTCATGCTCACCATCCCGTTCCTCGGGTGGCCCCTCGGCGTCACCGTCCTGTTCGCCGGCGCGTCGCTCGCGCTCGGCGCCAAGCGCTGGTGGGTCGCGGTGCTCATCGGCCTCGCCATGGGCGTCGTCACCCAGCTCGTGTTCGGCACGCTGCTCGGCCTCTCGCTGCCGCCCACCGGCACCCTCACCTCCTGGATCGGCATCTGA
- a CDS encoding response regulator transcription factor: MRPLRALIVEDDKAVALVTRRFVERHGAFVVAGEAATGRAALEAIEALRPDLVLLDVHLPDASGIEVLRVARTRGFAGEVVAVTAARDLETVRAARAFGVRHYLVKPFGLEAMRERLEAIRAELEQAEALGVQVLDQRAVDAMLQPADRQRPAPAGSQLTLDRVAAVLETLEESASAAEIGERLGMSRVSARRYLERLVIEGRAEVAPRYGGTGRPELRYSARR; this comes from the coding sequence ATGAGGCCGCTGCGCGCGCTCATCGTCGAGGACGACAAGGCGGTCGCCCTCGTCACGCGCAGGTTCGTCGAGCGCCACGGCGCCTTCGTGGTCGCGGGCGAGGCCGCGACCGGGCGCGCCGCGCTCGAGGCGATCGAGGCGCTCCGCCCCGACCTCGTGCTGCTCGACGTGCACCTCCCGGACGCCTCGGGCATCGAGGTGCTGCGGGTCGCGCGCACGCGCGGCTTCGCCGGCGAGGTCGTGGCCGTGACCGCGGCGCGCGACCTCGAGACCGTGCGGGCGGCCCGCGCCTTCGGGGTGCGCCACTACCTCGTCAAGCCGTTCGGGCTCGAGGCGATGCGCGAGCGGCTCGAGGCGATCCGGGCCGAGCTCGAGCAGGCGGAGGCGCTCGGCGTGCAGGTGCTCGACCAGCGCGCGGTCGACGCCATGCTGCAGCCGGCGGATCGGCAGCGGCCGGCGCCGGCGGGGTCGCAGCTGACGCTCGACCGCGTGGCCGCCGTGCTCGAGACACTGGAGGAGTCGGCGAGCGCGGCCGAGATCGGCGAGCGCCTGGGGATGTCGCGGGTGAGCGCGCGCCGCTACCTCGAGCGGCTGGTGATCGAGGGCCGCGCCGAGGTGGCGCCGCGCTACGGCGGCACGGGCAGGCCGGAGCTGCGCTACAGCGCGCGGCGCTGA
- a CDS encoding Bug family tripartite tricarboxylate transporter substrate binding protein yields MHHSTQRSTRITTLVRVGIAGAAVVALAGCSTGGTPSGSQGADGEAAAITDVSVIAPADPGGGWDQTARALGQTLTDTGLVGSAPVENIGGAAGTVGLASLATETDPNTLMVMGSVMVGGVETNASETRIEDMTPIAKLTEEPLVIVVPADSEYQSLEDLIDAIVAEGQGVAVTGGSAGGIDHILAGLLLTEAGVEAAEVPATLNYVANSGGGEALTMLLGGTVQAGISGVGEFSESVLSGDLRALAVSSEEPAEALPDVPTIQDEGIDVTVTNWRGVIAPGGISDEERTALIDLVTELHGQDAWAEVLETNGWTDAFMPGDEFDAFLTEDITRTQETLRTIGLIE; encoded by the coding sequence ATGCACCACAGCACCCAGCGCAGCACGCGCATCACCACCCTCGTCCGCGTCGGCATCGCCGGCGCTGCGGTCGTCGCCCTCGCAGGGTGCTCGACCGGCGGCACGCCGTCGGGCTCCCAGGGCGCCGACGGTGAGGCCGCGGCCATCACCGACGTGAGCGTCATCGCCCCCGCCGACCCCGGTGGCGGCTGGGACCAGACGGCCCGCGCCCTCGGCCAGACGCTCACCGACACGGGCCTCGTCGGCTCCGCCCCGGTCGAGAACATCGGCGGCGCGGCCGGCACGGTCGGCCTCGCGAGCCTCGCGACCGAGACCGACCCGAACACGCTCATGGTCATGGGCTCCGTCATGGTCGGCGGCGTCGAGACGAACGCCTCCGAGACGCGCATCGAGGACATGACCCCCATCGCGAAGCTCACCGAGGAGCCGCTCGTGATCGTCGTCCCGGCCGACTCGGAGTACCAGTCGCTCGAGGACCTCATCGACGCGATCGTCGCCGAGGGCCAGGGAGTCGCCGTCACCGGCGGCTCCGCGGGCGGCATCGACCACATCCTCGCCGGCCTGCTCCTCACCGAGGCGGGCGTCGAGGCGGCCGAGGTGCCGGCGACGCTCAACTACGTCGCCAACTCCGGCGGCGGCGAGGCGCTCACGATGCTGCTCGGCGGCACCGTCCAGGCCGGCATCTCCGGCGTCGGCGAGTTCTCGGAGTCCGTCCTCTCGGGCGACCTGCGCGCGCTCGCTGTGTCGAGCGAGGAGCCCGCGGAGGCCCTGCCCGACGTCCCGACCATCCAGGACGAGGGCATCGACGTGACCGTGACGAACTGGCGCGGCGTCATCGCCCCCGGCGGCATCTCGGACGAGGAGCGCACCGCGCTCATCGACCTCGTCACCGAGCTCCACGGCCAGGACGCCTGGGCCGAGGTGCTCGAGACGAACGGCTGGACGGATGCGTTCATGCCGGGCGACGAGTTCGACGCCTTCCTCACCGAGGACATCACCCGCACCCAGGAGACGCTGCGCACGATCGGCCTGATCGAATGA